A window of Pusillimonas sp. T7-7 contains these coding sequences:
- a CDS encoding IscS subfamily cysteine desulfurase, with protein MDTRPVYLDYSATTPVDPRVVQKMVPWLYEQFGNPASNSHAYGWDAEEAVEAARAQVAQLVNADPREIVWTSGATESNNLALKGAAHFHAGRGKHIITLKTEHKAVLDTCKELEREGFQVSYLDVQENGLLDLAAFQTALRDDTTLVSVMLVNNEIGVIQDIAAIGAICRSKGIVFHVDAAQATGKVAIDLQTLDVDLMSFSAHKTYGPKGVGALYTRRKPRVRIQAQIHGGGHERGLRSGTLPTHQIVGMGEAFRLAGLEMAAENERIQGLRDRLWAGLSHIPDIFLNGDLNQRVPHNLNLSFSHIEGEALIMGLKGLAVSSGSACTSASLEPSHVLRALGRSDELAHSSLRLSMGRFTTQQDIDFTIALITAQVDRLRQLSPLWEMKQSGIDLNSVQWASY; from the coding sequence ATGGATACACGCCCCGTTTATCTAGACTATTCGGCCACTACGCCGGTTGATCCGCGCGTTGTCCAGAAAATGGTGCCCTGGTTGTACGAGCAGTTTGGCAACCCGGCCAGTAACAGCCATGCCTACGGCTGGGATGCCGAAGAGGCCGTGGAAGCCGCGCGCGCGCAAGTGGCGCAGTTGGTCAATGCCGACCCGCGTGAAATCGTCTGGACATCCGGCGCCACCGAGTCCAACAACCTGGCCTTGAAGGGTGCGGCGCATTTCCATGCCGGCCGCGGCAAGCACATTATTACGCTCAAAACCGAGCACAAGGCGGTGCTCGATACCTGTAAAGAGCTGGAACGCGAAGGCTTTCAGGTCAGCTACCTTGATGTGCAAGAAAACGGCCTGCTCGATCTGGCCGCCTTCCAGACCGCCTTGCGTGACGACACCACCTTGGTGTCGGTCATGCTGGTCAATAACGAAATCGGCGTCATCCAAGACATTGCCGCCATCGGCGCCATCTGCCGGAGCAAGGGCATCGTGTTTCATGTGGATGCCGCCCAAGCCACCGGCAAGGTCGCTATCGACCTGCAAACGCTGGACGTTGATTTGATGTCTTTTTCAGCGCACAAAACCTATGGGCCCAAGGGCGTGGGCGCCCTGTACACACGGCGCAAACCACGCGTACGCATCCAGGCCCAAATACACGGCGGCGGACATGAGCGCGGCCTGCGGTCCGGCACACTGCCCACCCACCAAATCGTAGGCATGGGCGAAGCCTTCCGGCTGGCAGGCCTAGAAATGGCCGCCGAAAACGAACGCATACAAGGCCTGCGCGATCGCCTATGGGCAGGGCTGTCGCACATACCCGATATCTTCCTGAATGGTGATCTGAACCAGCGCGTTCCCCACAACCTGAATCTGAGCTTCAGCCATATCGAAGGCGAGGCGCTCATCATGGGCCTGAAAGGGTTGGCGGTATCCAGCGGCTCGGCCTGCACCTCGGCCAGCCTGGAGCCCTCGCACGTGCTGCGCGCCCTGGGCCGCAGCGACGAATTGGCCCACAGCTCGCTGCGCCTGTCGATGGGGCGCTTTACCACCCAGCAAGACATTGACTTCACCATCGCACTCATTACCGCACAGGTCGACAGACTGCGCCAGCTGTCGCCATTGTGGGAAATGAAGCAAAGCGGCATAGACTTGAATTCGGTGCAATGGGCCTCATATTAA
- the iscA gene encoding iron-sulfur cluster assembly protein IscA: MGITLTQQAADHINRYIEKRGKGLGLRLAVKTTGCSGLAYKLEYVDEPNPEDLLCEQLGVRVYIDQKSLPFVDGTQLDYAREGLNEGFKFSNPNEKASCGCGESFTV; this comes from the coding sequence ATGGGAATTACGCTTACACAACAAGCGGCTGACCATATCAACCGCTACATTGAAAAACGAGGCAAAGGCCTGGGCCTGCGCCTGGCTGTCAAAACCACTGGGTGTTCCGGCCTAGCCTATAAGCTGGAATACGTCGATGAGCCTAATCCGGAAGACCTGCTGTGCGAGCAGCTGGGCGTGCGCGTCTACATAGACCAGAAAAGCCTGCCTTTTGTGGACGGCACACAGTTGGACTACGCGCGTGAAGGGCTGAACGAAGGCTTCAAATTCAGCAACCCGAATGAAAAAGCCAGCTGCGGGTGTGGCGAATCGTTTACGGTTTAG
- the iscU gene encoding Fe-S cluster assembly scaffold IscU, producing MAYSDKVLDHYENPRNAGAFDPNDPQVGTGMVGTPASGEVMRLQIKVDPQSGIIDDVRFKTYGCGSAIAATSLATVWVKGKTLDQALEIRNTQIAHELALPPVKIHCSILAQDAIQAAVQNYRKKHQD from the coding sequence ATGGCGTATAGCGACAAAGTTCTGGATCACTACGAAAACCCGCGTAACGCGGGCGCCTTCGACCCGAACGACCCCCAGGTTGGCACGGGCATGGTCGGTACGCCCGCAAGCGGCGAAGTCATGCGGCTTCAAATCAAAGTCGACCCCCAATCGGGTATCATTGATGATGTGCGGTTCAAGACTTATGGTTGCGGCTCGGCCATCGCCGCCACATCGCTGGCCACCGTCTGGGTCAAGGGCAAAACGCTGGACCAGGCGCTAGAGATCCGCAACACGCAAATCGCCCACGAGCTGGCGCTGCCGCCAGTAAAGATTCATTGTTCCATTCTGGCCCAGGACGCCATCCAGGCGGCCGTCCAGAACTACAGGAAAAAGCATCAGGACTAA
- the iscR gene encoding Fe-S cluster assembly transcriptional regulator IscR, protein MRLTTKGRFAVTAMIDLALRQHSGPVTLAAIAQRQNISLSYLEQLFGKLRRHKLVDSIRGPGGGYSLARLARNITVADIIFAVDEPLDATSCGGKENCNVGRNGSTGKCMTHELWSNLNRKMVDYLDSVSLQDLVDQQRMRQLHEATQAQAQKPSNVRVNRSPDVLIASVQ, encoded by the coding sequence ATGCGTTTAACAACCAAAGGACGTTTTGCGGTGACCGCCATGATCGATTTGGCGTTGCGGCAGCATAGCGGGCCAGTCACCCTGGCCGCCATAGCCCAGCGGCAAAACATCTCGCTGTCGTATCTTGAACAGTTATTCGGCAAGCTGCGCCGGCACAAACTGGTCGACAGCATACGCGGCCCTGGCGGTGGCTATTCGCTGGCCCGGTTGGCGCGCAACATTACGGTGGCCGACATCATTTTCGCGGTCGACGAACCCCTTGACGCCACCAGCTGCGGCGGTAAGGAAAACTGCAACGTGGGCCGCAACGGCAGCACCGGAAAATGCATGACGCATGAACTCTGGTCCAATCTTAATCGTAAAATGGTGGATTATCTGGACTCTGTCTCGCTGCAAGACTTGGTCGACCAGCAGCGTATGCGGCAACTGCACGAGGCCACGCAAGCCCAGGCGCAAAAGCCCAGCAACGTGCGGGTCAACCGTTCGCCCGATGTGTTGATAGCGTCCGTCCAGTAA
- a CDS encoding low molecular weight protein-tyrosine-phosphatase, whose translation MMTKVLFVCMGNICRSPSAEGVFRRLVDEAGLSEVVGTDSAGTHNFHIGEAPDARAQAAARKRGYELSHCVARQVCADDFRDFDLILAMDWENLSALQQQCPKVYQHKLMLLMRFANEFEEATVPDPYYGGPEGFGKVLDYLEDACQGVMEMVRKRVLQYQAA comes from the coding sequence ATGATGACTAAGGTACTTTTCGTTTGCATGGGTAATATCTGCCGCTCACCGAGCGCAGAAGGTGTCTTCCGCCGTCTGGTCGACGAAGCGGGGCTTTCTGAAGTGGTCGGTACCGATTCGGCAGGCACCCACAATTTTCATATTGGCGAAGCGCCCGATGCGCGCGCCCAAGCTGCTGCGCGCAAGCGTGGGTACGAATTGTCGCACTGTGTGGCGCGCCAAGTCTGTGCCGATGATTTCCGCGACTTCGACCTGATTCTGGCCATGGACTGGGAAAATCTTTCTGCCTTGCAGCAGCAATGCCCCAAAGTATACCAGCACAAATTAATGCTGCTTATGCGCTTTGCCAACGAGTTCGAAGAAGCCACCGTGCCCGACCCCTACTATGGCGGCCCCGAAGGCTTCGGCAAAGTGCTCGACTACCTTGAAGACGCCTGTCAGGGCGTTATGGAAATGGTACGCAAACGCGTGCTGCAGTATCAGGCCGCCTGA